The genomic window AAAATTATTGAACTGGAAATTAAAGAAGCAAAAAAAATAGCCGAAAAATCCGCACTGGCAAAAGCTACGTTCTTATCTAATATGAGTCATGAAATCAGAACTCCGCTTAACGTTATTTTAGGCTTAACGAATATCCTGCAAAAAAGTGGTTTTTCTAATATAGAACAAGATCAGAAAAACCTGGATGGAATTAAATATTCTGCCGAAAACCTACTGGTTTTAATTAACGATATATTAGACTTTTCTAAAATTGAAGCCGGTAAATTAACCATTCAACCTTCCGATTTTAATATTTTAGAATCTATTGATAATTTAACCCGCGGGTTTTTAATAAAAGCTCATGAAAAAGGAATTCAATTTAAAACAGAAATTGACCCTGAATTACCTAAGTTTATCAAAGGAGATCAGCATCGTTTACATCAGATTCTTACCAACCTGCTAGGTAATGCTATTAAATTTACAAAACATGGCTGTGTCACTCTACAGATAAAACTGAAGGAAACCACTTTCTCCGGAATGCGAATTCAATTTTCTATTATCGATACCGGATTAGGTATCCCAGAAGAAAAACTAGAACGGATCTTTGAAAGTTTTTACCAGGTACATGCTCCGGGTAAGCACAAGTTTGAAGGAACCGGTTTAGGACTGTCAATTTCAAGACAATTGATCGAATTGCAGGGAGGAATTCTGGAAGCAGAAAGTACTATTAATGTAGGATCAACTTTTACCTTCCAACTGAATTATGAGCAAAGTAAATTCATTCCAGTTACAAAAAAAGATAGTAAGAATTCTTCTAGGGTACAAACTGACCTTCCTAAGAAGATGAAAATCCTGGTAGTAGAGGATAATAAGATGAATAGTTTTTTTCTTAATCAACTACTCACTAACTGGAATCTGAGTGCTACCGTAGCAATGAATGGTGTAGAAGCTTTACAACTATTAGAAAACGATACTTTTGATGTCATTTTAATGGACATGCATATGCCAGTCATGGATGGACTGGAAACCACTTCGGTAATCCGTAATCATACCAATCCTTTAATTAGAAATATTCCGGTAATTTGTTGTTCGGCAGACGTATATCCGGAAGCAAAAAAGGCTGCACTAGAGGTCGGGATGGATTATTACCTGACCAAACCCATTCACGAAGAAGCATTAGAAAAATTATTAGCTACCATTACACAATCCAAACCACTTGTAAGAACCAGGGTTCGTCAAATGAATAGGCTAAAGATCGAAACACCACAAGTCTCAAAGCAGAAGAAATATACCTATTGCAATTTTAATTTTATTGAAAGTACCTTCCGCAATGACCCTAATTCCATATGTTCGGTTTTACAAATGTTTATGAACGAAACACCAAAGGACTTTGAAGACCTTAGAAAGTATCTAAAAGCTGCTGATCAGATAATGATAAAAGAAACCGCACATAAAATTAAATCCAGTTATCACACCTTTGGAATCTATAAAGAAGCTGAATATCTACAGGATCTTGAAAATGTAACGCTTACCGAAAGTACCCAACCGTTAATAATGACCAAATATTTGAATTTACAGGATTCGCTCCCCCATATTTTAAAAGAAATTGAAGAAAGACTAAATGCCCATTGTTCGCTACAAAATCAATGATAATAAGCAGAACTCTGCTATCTTTGTAAAATGCAGGAAGAAATTACCAGCCTTCAGAACAAACATATAAAACATTTAGTTCAACTCTTACAAAAAGCCAGATTACGTAAAAATACCGGTACTTTTATATTTGAAGGAAAAAGAGAACTATCATTAGCAATACGAGGAAATTATAAGATT from Aquimarina sp. ERC-38 includes these protein-coding regions:
- a CDS encoding PAS domain-containing hybrid sensor histidine kinase/response regulator, translating into MLVNWFKERFIHTSLFRTHSSEEHNVDIFIKKLCTIYKVNNNSETISVKVQEFYNASLSHKISLLPELYLDLEQVIINSCMERRETKKTLRTYIETNFPLVLKYTNFNLIFKPFKEQEKLLCGLFQMTLLNKFSEIGHSYNHPAFSEIKSKLEPFCKQECFTTLYNPEKFNALSLKIYQSALIVFGTTDTTTMYLEVYQYFFKSYFLLDSFTSLLQVIPKEIFGTNLINLPSKPDMLRMLQNQLVSIEEVNDQLNDKIQERDRIEEDLKQSERIKARILDTAMDGIILSDQEGIVLDWNKQAENILKVKKEETIGKSIYRLVPRKLREQLKNSFSDYVTKGKGDFINKRIEREVILKDNSKIYVELTIVAIHVKGEVLFNSFFRDITDRKIIELEIKEAKKIAEKSALAKATFLSNMSHEIRTPLNVILGLTNILQKSGFSNIEQDQKNLDGIKYSAENLLVLINDILDFSKIEAGKLTIQPSDFNILESIDNLTRGFLIKAHEKGIQFKTEIDPELPKFIKGDQHRLHQILTNLLGNAIKFTKHGCVTLQIKLKETTFSGMRIQFSIIDTGLGIPEEKLERIFESFYQVHAPGKHKFEGTGLGLSISRQLIELQGGILEAESTINVGSTFTFQLNYEQSKFIPVTKKDSKNSSRVQTDLPKKMKILVVEDNKMNSFFLNQLLTNWNLSATVAMNGVEALQLLENDTFDVILMDMHMPVMDGLETTSVIRNHTNPLIRNIPVICCSADVYPEAKKAALEVGMDYYLTKPIHEEALEKLLATITQSKPLVRTRVRQMNRLKIETPQVSKQKKYTYCNFNFIESTFRNDPNSICSVLQMFMNETPKDFEDLRKYLKAADQIMIKETAHKIKSSYHTFGIYKEAEYLQDLENVTLTESTQPLIMTKYLNLQDSLPHILKEIEERLNAHCSLQNQ